Proteins encoded within one genomic window of Natronobeatus ordinarius:
- a CDS encoding ImmA/IrrE family metallo-endopeptidase: protein MATSSDSSVSFKETDTRHDEMHSTIEEWIDDLVDRVDDAQASEEFQEWLDVQSRFHDYSHRNTLLIKLQYPEATKVAGYNTWRNDFDRHVQEGEQAIWIRAPIITKRCPECENSPSYHEKIGCEYNETSPDEWSKGLVGFKPAPVFDVSQTEGEPLPELETAAMGDADDLVPALKGAADELGVKVRIVDANDWNHGDAKGVCKYRSLHDLQPVVEARARSNLADLAVTLIHEYAHALLHFDIENEPERAKREVEAEAVAYIVGRYFGLDTSGSAFYLAAWQGDDSEVIQERLGRISSTAQEIIRSLTGS, encoded by the coding sequence ATGGCTACGAGTAGTGATTCGTCGGTCTCGTTCAAGGAGACCGATACCCGACATGACGAGATGCACAGTACCATCGAAGAGTGGATCGACGACCTCGTCGACCGCGTCGACGATGCACAAGCGAGTGAGGAGTTCCAGGAGTGGTTGGACGTCCAGAGTCGATTCCACGACTATTCGCACCGAAATACGCTCCTCATCAAACTGCAGTATCCAGAGGCAACAAAGGTTGCTGGCTATAACACGTGGCGAAACGACTTCGATCGGCATGTCCAGGAAGGCGAACAGGCCATCTGGATCCGGGCTCCGATCATCACCAAGCGATGTCCCGAGTGTGAGAATTCGCCCAGCTACCACGAGAAAATCGGCTGTGAGTACAACGAGACGTCGCCGGATGAATGGTCGAAAGGACTCGTCGGGTTCAAACCAGCGCCAGTCTTCGACGTGTCCCAAACGGAAGGAGAGCCGCTTCCCGAACTGGAGACTGCAGCGATGGGCGACGCCGACGACCTGGTGCCTGCGCTCAAAGGGGCAGCTGATGAACTCGGTGTGAAGGTACGCATCGTCGATGCTAACGACTGGAACCATGGCGACGCGAAGGGAGTCTGTAAGTACCGGAGTCTACACGATCTCCAGCCAGTCGTCGAAGCAAGAGCCCGATCGAACCTAGCAGACCTCGCCGTCACGTTGATTCACGAGTACGCCCACGCGCTGCTCCACTTCGATATCGAGAATGAACCCGAACGGGCAAAACGAGAAGTCGAAGCAGAAGCCGTCGCGTACATTGTCGGTCGGTATTTCGGACTCGACACGAGCGGATCTGCGTTCTATCTCGCTGCGTGGCAGGGCGATGACTCGGAGGTGATTCAAGAGCGCCTCGGCCGAATCAGTTCGACCGCTCAGGAGATAATTAGGTCACTCACGGGGAGTTGA
- a CDS encoding ribonuclease H-like domain-containing protein, with protein sequence MALEAFLSWLAEFGQDQPIVAYNGWNFDFPVINEHIADHCPRYLDFWESTYRFDLYDWAVRENNATLPGLTNKLEDVAEALGWEPLDTGLTGAEVARLFQRYAANPCPATELDWERHKRYCEDDVRALAHIYHKINDSTNRMTSNSSGTRSSNRNSTSQGTLSDF encoded by the coding sequence GTGGCGCTTGAAGCATTTCTGTCGTGGCTCGCTGAATTCGGGCAAGATCAGCCTATTGTGGCCTACAACGGCTGGAACTTTGATTTCCCCGTGATCAACGAACATATCGCGGACCATTGCCCCAGATACCTCGACTTCTGGGAAAGTACGTACCGGTTCGATCTCTACGACTGGGCGGTTAGAGAGAACAACGCGACACTACCTGGGTTGACGAATAAACTGGAAGATGTCGCGGAGGCGCTCGGCTGGGAACCACTCGATACTGGTCTGACTGGTGCTGAAGTCGCCCGATTGTTCCAACGCTATGCTGCAAACCCCTGCCCTGCCACCGAGTTAGATTGGGAGCGACACAAACGATACTGCGAAGACGATGTCCGAGCGTTAGCGCACATTTATCACAAAATCAATGATTCGACCAACCGAATGACCTCAAACAGTAGCGGAACTCGTTCGTCGAATAGGAACTCCACGTCCCAAGGAACCCTTAGCGATTTCTAA
- a CDS encoding helix-hairpin-helix domain-containing protein, with product MIGLTVFPEVTMQRCGGNQLQDIVCYFDSDVVFTPHRIHEPFLRAELGDSVRVMTQPLNSGKPLEIARTNDTQLVWISTPGDLETVIQNTDPKKGCSEIFLLSDQLAVSVDLIDLEARLDGLTEYRAVLAEHDAVGEFTHLTIEANPEYRAEWQSVDVQGVMPGANKQQGTIHAGVAHFELQPNGVVGGKTRKLEQFGLQAVDQIGESRVETLYQAGIHSRRDLSTSSVHDISKLSGLGQATARTAIESAQVIEQGEVRKAPGASLPKSDPIFIDIETDGLNPTIVWLIGVYLPAQNDRYMPFIETDPSKPIRL from the coding sequence ATGATCGGGTTGACGGTCTTTCCGGAGGTGACGATGCAGCGTTGTGGAGGGAACCAGCTCCAAGATATTGTCTGCTACTTCGATTCCGATGTGGTCTTCACCCCCCACCGAATCCACGAGCCGTTCCTAAGGGCTGAACTCGGGGACTCTGTACGGGTGATGACCCAACCGCTCAACTCCGGCAAACCGCTCGAAATAGCAAGAACAAATGACACCCAGTTGGTCTGGATTTCTACCCCCGGAGATCTCGAGACCGTCATTCAAAATACGGACCCGAAGAAAGGGTGCTCAGAGATATTCCTTCTCTCGGATCAGCTCGCTGTTTCCGTCGACCTCATCGATTTAGAGGCGCGACTTGACGGCCTTACAGAGTACCGGGCGGTGCTCGCTGAGCATGATGCCGTAGGCGAATTCACACACCTCACGATTGAAGCAAATCCGGAATATCGTGCGGAGTGGCAGAGCGTTGATGTCCAGGGAGTTATGCCTGGAGCGAATAAACAGCAAGGAACCATCCATGCCGGTGTCGCACACTTCGAACTCCAACCCAACGGCGTTGTCGGCGGGAAAACCAGAAAGCTGGAGCAATTCGGGCTGCAAGCCGTCGACCAGATCGGTGAATCACGGGTAGAGACGCTCTACCAGGCAGGCATTCACTCACGGCGAGACCTCTCGACATCGTCGGTCCACGATATCTCGAAACTCTCCGGGTTGGGCCAAGCAACTGCCCGGACGGCCATCGAATCCGCACAGGTGATCGAGCAAGGCGAGGTGCGGAAGGCACCGGGCGCAAGCCTGCCAAAGAGCGACCCGATTTTTATTGATATCGAAACCGATGGACTCAATCCCACAATTGTCTGGCTCATCGGTGTCTACCTTCCAGCCCAGAACGACCGATACATGCCGTTCATCGAGACGGATCCATCAAAACCCATTCGTCTTTAG